CGCCATTGCCATTGGTGATCGTGACGTTTTCGAGGTGCAGAACGGCGGCCGCCTGCGGCTGGAAGGAAATCCCGTTGCCGCTCTTCTGATTCTGGATCATCACGTTCTCGACGACCAGCGAGCGTCCCGAGATGAAGCGGATACCGTTGAGGCCGGGGGTGGTCCCGGCGCCGTCGATGGACAAGCCGCGCAGGATCACGTCGACCGTTCCGGGCGTCGCGGTTGCCGAGTCATTGATGACGAATCCGTTGATTCCGCCCGAATTCAGCGTGCTTCCGAACGTTCCGCTGCAATCGACCGTGATCGATTTGGTGATCGTCAGCGTTCCGAACCCACCCGGATCCAGGCAATCGATCTCGCCGCCGGCAGCGGTCTTCGAAATCGCGCCTGCGAACGTCTTGCAAGGCGCGGTGCGGCTGCACGGATTGACGTCGTCGCCGACGCCGGACACCCAAGTGCGGGTCGCCTGCGCCGAAGCAGGTACCGCGAAAGCGAACGTGGCCACACCAGTTGCGGCCAGCAATGCAATTCTGTTTGCCAATTTCATGCGCTGATCCCCTGTTTTCCCCCTCTCGTGGGAGACTCGCGAATACTTCATTCCAGAGTAAAAGAATAGCGAAAGCGTATCGGCTTCTTCGACGTCTGCATAACTGTTAGCAGTAGGCGGGATTTGCTCGGCGCGCCGCCTTTCTGGCCAAAGCGCTGACGAAGGGTTAAAGCGCCGGCATGTCCGTCACCCACTCGCTCGACACCTCGACCAGCCGCGCCAATCCGGTGCCCAGCCCGATGAAGCGCCTGACGGTGCCCAAATTGCAGGCGATGAAAGGCGGCGAGCCGATCGTCATGCTGACCGCCTACACGGCGCGGATGGCGCAGCTGCTCGATCCCCATTCCGACATCCTGCTCGTCGGAGACAGCCTCGGACAAGTCATCTACGGTCTTCCGTCCACCGTCCCGGTGACGATGGAGATGATGTGCGCGCACGGTGCGGCGGTGGTGCGCGGATCCTGGCATGCGGTGGTGGCGGTCGACATGCCGTTCGGCGCCTATGAAGCGAGCCGGGAGCGCGCGTTCGAAAGTGCCGCCCGGATCCTGAAGGAAACCGGCGCCGCCGCAGTCAAGCTCGAAGGCGGCGAGGCGATGGCGGAAACGGTGGCCTTTCTGGTCGATCGCGGCATCCCGGTGGTGGGACATGTCGGTTTGACGCCGCAGGCTGTGAACGCGCTCGGCGGCTATGGCGCCCGCGGCAAGAGCGAGGCCGAGGCCGCGAAGATCCTCGCGGACGCGCGCGCGATCGCCGAGGCGGGCGCGTTCCTGCTCGTCGTCGAAGGCGTGATGGAGAGTGTCGGCGCCGAGATCACCCGCGCCGTTGCCTGTCCCACCGTGGGCATTGGCGCGTCCGCCGACTGCGACGGCCAGGTGCTCGTCACCGAGGACATGCTCGGCCTGTTCGAGCGCACGCCGCGCTTCGTCAAACGTTATGACGATCTCGCCGCACGTGTCGAGGGCGCCGCCGCCGCTTTTGCCGCCGAAGTGCGAAGCCGCGCCTTTCCCGGCGAGGATCAGCTGTACCGGCCGAAGGCCTGAGAGGGCTTGCCGTTTCCGCCTCTCGCCCGGTAGAGGTGCGCCGGGGCATCGTGCCGGCAGACATGTTCGTTCATCCTGAGTTTCGCTTCCTTGGACGATGAGGGGCGCCGGCCCATTCGGAGAATTTAGTTGGCGATCAAGCCCACTGACAATGAGACCTTCTATCGTGAAGTCGACGAGGAACTGCGCCGCGAACAGATGCGCAGCCTCTGGGAGCGCTACGGCAAGCTGGCGATCGTCGGAATCGTGCTCGTCCTCGCCGCCATCGCCGGCGCGATCTGGTGGAAGAATCATCAGGAAGCGCAGGCCGGCAAGAAGGGCCAGGAGCTCATCGCTGCCTTCGACGACATTGGCAGGCGCGACAAGAAGGCCGCGATGCCGCGCCTCGAGGGTCTCGCGAAAGCGGACGTGCCCGGCTACCGGGTTGCGGCCCTGCTGACCAAGGCCGATCTCGCCGTCGAGGACAACAATCTCGACGGCGCCGCGCAGTTGCTGCAGCAGGTCTCCGGCGACGAGAATCTCGATC
The nucleotide sequence above comes from Sphingosinicella sp. BN140058. Encoded proteins:
- a CDS encoding right-handed parallel beta-helix repeat-containing protein; protein product: MATFAFAVPASAQATRTWVSGVGDDVNPCSRTAPCKTFAGAISKTAAGGEIDCLDPGGFGTLTITKSITVDCSGTFGSTLNSGGINGFVINDSATATPGTVDVILRGLSIDGAGTTPGLNGIRFISGRSLVVENVMIQNQKSGNGISFQPQAAAVLHLENVTITNGNGGVLIQPTGLGSASVAARHLRIHNNTGVGFRADTAGSGSTGIRVALEEADIQQNANGLQFNAPTGAADVRGMLTRVNVANNAGTGIAATASRTVVIVGNSTITGNGTGVSFAGGAVLNTYTNNALNGNTSDGAFGPSLPPR
- the panB gene encoding 3-methyl-2-oxobutanoate hydroxymethyltransferase codes for the protein MSVTHSLDTSTSRANPVPSPMKRLTVPKLQAMKGGEPIVMLTAYTARMAQLLDPHSDILLVGDSLGQVIYGLPSTVPVTMEMMCAHGAAVVRGSWHAVVAVDMPFGAYEASRERAFESAARILKETGAAAVKLEGGEAMAETVAFLVDRGIPVVGHVGLTPQAVNALGGYGARGKSEAEAAKILADARAIAEAGAFLLVVEGVMESVGAEITRAVACPTVGIGASADCDGQVLVTEDMLGLFERTPRFVKRYDDLAARVEGAAAAFAAEVRSRAFPGEDQLYRPKA
- a CDS encoding tetratricopeptide repeat protein — its product is MAIKPTDNETFYREVDEELRREQMRSLWERYGKLAIVGIVLVLAAIAGAIWWKNHQEAQAGKKGQELIAAFDDIGRRDKKAAMPRLEGLAKADVPGYRVAALLTKADLAVEDNNLDGAAQLLQQVSGDENLDPVYRDLALVRLTHVQFDKLAPDAVIARLKGLAVAGNPWFGSAGEMVAISYLKQGKQKEAGQIFAAMAKDKKVPESIRSRATQMAGSLGFDAVVEPVAKQEGNQ